A single genomic interval of Croceibacter atlanticus HTCC2559 harbors:
- a CDS encoding dihydroorotase yields the protein MTILIKSAKIIDPKSAFHNKQVDILVENGTIKTIAETITTSADTVVKLENLHLSQGWFDSSVSFGEPGYEERETIANGLNVAGKSGFTDIVLNPKTNPIVDTSSLVVAITNKAQLHAVALHICGALTKHSKGVDLAELYDMHKHGAITFGDYKHAITNANLLKIALLYAQNFNGLVQSYPQDNQIAGKGLVNEHHNSTLYGLKGIPSLAEELQITRDLFILEYTGGKLHIPTITTAKSVELIKDAKAKGLDITCSVSVNHLLLTDDKLEEFESNYKLQPPLRTATDVDALRKGLKDGTIDMVTSDHQPIDIEHKKTEFENASYGSIGLETAFGALKTIFTTEEIVNFLTRGKQRFNIKTSEIKEGNKANFSLFNPEGSSTFTEKNVLSTSKNSALLGTTLKGTVYGIVSQGDILLN from the coding sequence ATGACCATATTAATTAAATCTGCAAAAATAATAGATCCTAAGAGCGCGTTTCATAACAAGCAAGTAGATATTCTTGTGGAAAATGGTACCATAAAAACTATTGCAGAAACTATAACAACTTCTGCAGATACTGTGGTAAAGTTAGAAAACCTTCATCTTTCTCAAGGTTGGTTTGACTCCAGTGTGAGTTTTGGAGAACCTGGTTATGAAGAACGCGAAACTATAGCTAATGGTCTTAATGTAGCAGGAAAAAGTGGATTTACAGATATAGTCTTAAATCCTAAAACAAATCCTATTGTAGACACTAGCTCTTTAGTTGTGGCTATTACAAACAAAGCTCAACTTCATGCTGTTGCATTACATATATGTGGAGCACTCACAAAACACTCTAAAGGAGTAGATTTAGCAGAGCTGTATGATATGCATAAACATGGCGCAATAACATTTGGAGACTACAAACACGCTATAACTAATGCCAATTTGTTAAAGATCGCACTGCTTTATGCCCAAAATTTTAATGGGTTAGTACAAAGTTACCCGCAAGACAATCAAATTGCTGGAAAAGGATTAGTTAATGAGCATCATAACAGTACACTTTATGGCCTAAAAGGAATTCCTTCATTAGCTGAAGAATTACAAATTACAAGAGACCTTTTCATATTAGAATATACTGGAGGAAAGCTTCACATCCCTACAATAACCACAGCAAAATCTGTTGAGCTTATTAAAGATGCAAAAGCGAAGGGATTGGATATTACTTGTAGTGTAAGTGTAAATCACTTATTACTTACAGATGATAAATTAGAAGAATTTGAGAGTAACTATAAACTACAACCACCATTACGAACTGCCACAGATGTAGATGCTTTACGAAAAGGATTAAAAGACGGCACAATAGATATGGTTACTAGTGATCATCAACCAATAGATATTGAGCATAAGAAAACTGAATTTGAAAATGCTTCTTATGGTAGCATTGGCCTAGAGACAGCTTTTGGTGCCTTAAAAACTATATTTACCACAGAAGAAATCGTTAATTTTCTAACACGAGGAAAACAGAGATTTAATATAAAAACTTCAGAAATTAAGGAAGGTAATAAAGCAAACTTCAGCTTATTTAATCCAGAAGGATCTTCAACATTTACAGAGAAAAATGTCTTGTCTACCTCCAAAAATTCAGCTTTACTTGGCACTACTTTAAAAGGTACGGTTTACGGCATAGTTTCTCAAGGAGATATATTACTTAACTAA
- a CDS encoding vWA domain-containing protein — protein MQFKYPELLYALFLLVIPIIVHLFQLRKFQKEEFTNVKFLQRVILQTRKSSQLKKWLTLLSRLLLMACLIIAFAQPFFTANDNATKPQETVIYLDNSFSMQAKGQKGELLKRAIQELLETLPEDEVFTLLTNTDRLKNTTLRESRNEIQEITYDAQSISVNTALIRAKNEFSKTKGVVKNFVAISDFQINDDPFQQTPEEISVNFVQLSPVNKDNLSVDSVYVKDRGINSITLATKISSTGSLSGTLPVALYDGNTLLAKTSVQLEENSTSETVFNIQNPESINGNIRVEDTGLQYDNILYFSINKPDPIKVIAISDVDDSYLKKLYKSPEFELITSTTAQLDYNQLNNANCIILNEVLQLPNGLATILNKLTAANGTVIIVPAQEANINSYNSLFNQLGLSPLSELKNQEKQITNIVFAHPIYEGVFDKRIDNFQYPKVQSYFTTTANANKVLGYQDNSSFLEQTGNVYRFTAALNSQNSNFKNAPLIVPTFYNIAKQSLKGGTLYYTINNANSLDVNVALPQDDILKIESENGSFIPLQQNFNSKVQITTNELPELANNYVVKNENQELLKLSYNYNRDESELTYQNISQLENITINNQVSSFFKQMQQDNSITDLWKWFVIFALLFLCIEILLLKFLK, from the coding sequence ATGCAGTTTAAATACCCAGAACTACTTTACGCGCTTTTTTTACTGGTAATTCCTATTATCGTACATCTTTTTCAGCTTCGTAAATTTCAGAAAGAAGAGTTTACCAATGTTAAGTTCCTCCAACGCGTAATCTTACAAACACGAAAAAGCTCTCAACTTAAAAAATGGCTTACATTACTTTCACGTCTCTTATTAATGGCGTGTTTAATAATTGCTTTTGCTCAACCTTTTTTTACTGCAAATGATAATGCTACTAAACCACAAGAGACTGTAATCTACTTAGATAACAGCTTTAGCATGCAGGCAAAGGGGCAAAAGGGTGAACTTTTAAAAAGAGCCATTCAGGAGTTATTAGAAACACTTCCTGAAGATGAAGTTTTTACTCTTCTTACAAATACAGATAGATTAAAAAATACAACGTTAAGAGAGTCTCGAAATGAGATACAAGAAATTACTTATGATGCTCAAAGCATATCTGTAAACACTGCTTTAATACGTGCTAAAAATGAGTTTTCAAAAACCAAAGGTGTTGTAAAGAATTTTGTTGCTATTTCAGACTTTCAAATTAATGACGATCCATTTCAGCAAACTCCTGAGGAGATCTCTGTAAACTTTGTACAACTTTCACCTGTAAATAAAGATAACCTTTCTGTCGATAGTGTTTACGTTAAAGATCGTGGCATTAATTCTATCACATTAGCTACAAAAATATCAAGTACTGGTTCACTATCAGGAACACTTCCTGTTGCTCTTTATGACGGTAACACACTTTTAGCCAAAACAAGTGTGCAACTTGAGGAAAACAGCACTTCAGAAACAGTTTTCAACATACAAAACCCAGAAAGTATTAACGGCAATATTCGTGTAGAAGATACTGGTTTACAATATGACAACATACTATATTTTAGCATTAACAAACCAGATCCTATTAAGGTAATTGCAATTAGTGATGTAGATGATAGTTATCTAAAAAAACTATATAAATCACCAGAATTTGAACTTATCACTTCAACAACTGCTCAATTAGATTACAACCAATTAAATAATGCTAACTGTATAATTTTAAATGAAGTCTTGCAATTACCAAATGGGCTTGCTACTATTTTAAATAAATTAACAGCAGCAAACGGTACTGTAATAATTGTACCAGCACAAGAAGCTAATATAAACAGTTACAATTCTTTATTTAACCAATTAGGATTATCACCTTTATCTGAGTTAAAAAATCAGGAAAAACAAATTACCAATATAGTCTTTGCGCATCCTATTTATGAAGGTGTTTTTGATAAGCGTATAGATAACTTTCAATACCCTAAGGTACAATCGTATTTTACAACAACCGCCAATGCTAACAAGGTTTTAGGCTATCAAGATAACTCAAGTTTTTTAGAACAAACTGGCAATGTATACAGATTTACAGCTGCATTAAATTCTCAAAATTCAAATTTCAAAAATGCGCCATTAATTGTTCCTACATTTTATAATATAGCCAAACAAAGCTTAAAAGGCGGAACCTTATATTATACTATAAACAACGCAAATAGTCTTGATGTAAATGTGGCATTACCACAAGATGACATCCTTAAAATTGAAAGTGAAAATGGGTCTTTTATACCATTGCAACAAAACTTTAATTCTAAGGTTCAGATTACAACTAATGAGCTACCAGAGTTGGCAAATAATTATGTGGTTAAAAACGAAAATCAAGAATTGCTTAAACTAAGTTATAATTATAACCGTGACGAAAGTGAGTTAACTTACCAGAATATTTCTCAACTCGAAAATATTACAATTAACAATCAAGTATCTTCATTTTTTAAGCAAATGCAACAAGACAATAGTATAACCGATTTATGGAAATGGTTTGTTATTTTTGCACTACTATTTCTTTGTATAGAAATACTTCTCTTAAAATTCCTGAAATGA
- a CDS encoding sensor histidine kinase, with the protein MQAPSYTLQEDLRQQAVDSYHIVDTEPEEQFDNLTELAIQICGVQHALLTFLDKDRNWYKSNNNVPFTEAPRSLSFCGHLIHNPHDIMIVEDARKDIRFHDNPIVTELKSVVFYLGVPILSEDGFAIGTLCIFDDKPRQLSDSQIASMKLLGKQAEYLLNHRKHKLNQSNIHKKLERTNDMLSEFAAVASHDLKLPIASIITTADIIKTKYKTKLGKDGQDRLNLIKDCSFTINEYITGMLDMYTSEHGIQKSFETINIKAFFDNLLKINLTSQKCQFWLPTETHVINSNKIALTQIFTNLFSNAVKYNDKDNCIISVNVTENKSHYKFTVTDNGPGIEKSNYKEIFKLFKTASETDNRGKKGNGIGLSIVKKLVKKLNGEISVTSEFGKFTTFTFTVEKPTTLTIN; encoded by the coding sequence ATGCAAGCACCTAGTTATACATTACAAGAAGATTTAAGACAACAAGCTGTTGATTCTTACCACATAGTTGACACTGAGCCTGAAGAGCAATTTGATAATTTAACAGAATTAGCTATTCAAATTTGTGGTGTTCAGCACGCCTTATTAACCTTTCTAGATAAGGATAGAAATTGGTACAAATCCAATAATAACGTACCGTTTACTGAAGCACCTAGGTCATTATCATTCTGCGGGCACTTAATTCATAATCCTCATGATATTATGATTGTTGAAGATGCACGGAAAGATATACGCTTTCATGACAACCCAATTGTTACAGAACTAAAATCTGTAGTGTTTTATTTAGGCGTTCCTATCTTAAGTGAAGATGGTTTTGCAATTGGCACATTATGTATTTTTGATGACAAACCAAGACAATTAAGTGATTCTCAAATAGCTTCGATGAAGCTTTTGGGCAAACAAGCAGAATATTTACTAAACCATAGAAAACATAAATTAAATCAATCTAATATTCATAAAAAATTAGAGCGAACTAATGATATGCTTAGTGAATTTGCAGCTGTGGCCTCACACGATTTAAAGTTACCAATTGCAAGTATTATTACTACTGCAGACATCATTAAAACTAAATATAAGACCAAGTTAGGGAAAGACGGTCAAGATAGGCTTAACCTTATTAAAGATTGTTCATTTACAATAAATGAATACATAACTGGTATGTTAGATATGTATACAAGTGAGCACGGTATACAAAAGAGTTTCGAGACCATTAATATTAAAGCCTTTTTTGACAATTTGCTAAAAATTAATCTAACATCTCAAAAATGTCAGTTTTGGTTGCCTACAGAAACTCATGTTATAAATTCAAATAAAATTGCTTTAACTCAGATTTTCACCAACTTATTCTCAAATGCCGTTAAATACAATGATAAAGACAACTGCATTATTAGTGTAAATGTTACTGAAAACAAATCACATTATAAATTTACGGTGACCGATAATGGTCCTGGCATTGAAAAAAGTAATTACAAAGAAATTTTTAAGCTGTTTAAAACAGCAAGTGAAACTGATAATAGAGGAAAAAAAGGAAATGGCATTGGCCTTTCGATAGTTAAGAAGTTAGTAAAAAAACTAAATGGTGAGATCTCTGTAACTTCAGAATTTGGAAAATTCACAACCTTTACCTTTACTGTTGAAAAGCCAACAACACTAACTATTAATTAA
- a CDS encoding sensor histidine kinase encodes MQSPSFPLNENKRQRALRSYRLLDTPPEIDYDNITQLASYICKTPISLISLLDGERNWFKSTVGVPFTESPRSLSFCGHAIHKPEEVMIVEDARLDKRFYDNPLVEEMKAAIFYLGVPIKSEEGLPLGTLCVFDDKPRRLEDEQITAMKALAKQVESHIKSRKHTIELQNTHRKLEKTNNLLSDFAAVASHDIKLPIASIVTTADILKTKYKSVLDEDGLNRLSLIKECSFTINEYISGMLEMYTSDKGLSDDFELINLKQLLESVQKINMCEDKCQFWLPSETHVLNSNKIALTQIFTNLFTNAVKYNDKNSCIVNVNFSEDASHYKFTVTDNGPGIPEEHLGNIFKLFKTALPKDNTGKKGNGIGLSIVKKLIKKLNGRIYVSSELGKSTTFTFTIGKPTTFSN; translated from the coding sequence ATGCAGTCACCTAGTTTTCCACTAAATGAGAATAAGCGCCAAAGGGCACTGCGTTCTTATAGGTTGTTAGATACGCCTCCAGAGATTGATTATGATAACATTACTCAGTTAGCATCTTACATATGTAAAACACCTATATCCTTAATTTCTCTTTTAGATGGTGAACGTAATTGGTTTAAATCTACAGTAGGTGTTCCATTTACAGAATCTCCAAGAAGCCTTTCTTTTTGTGGTCATGCAATACATAAGCCTGAAGAAGTGATGATTGTTGAAGATGCTAGGTTAGACAAGCGTTTTTATGACAACCCATTAGTAGAAGAAATGAAGGCCGCTATTTTTTATTTAGGCGTTCCTATTAAATCAGAAGAAGGTTTACCACTAGGCACTCTCTGTGTTTTTGATGATAAGCCTAGACGCCTAGAAGATGAACAGATAACTGCAATGAAGGCTTTAGCCAAACAGGTGGAAAGTCATATTAAATCGAGAAAACATACTATAGAATTACAAAACACTCATAGAAAATTAGAAAAAACAAACAATCTATTAAGCGACTTTGCAGCAGTTGCTTCTCATGACATTAAACTACCAATTGCTAGTATTGTTACAACAGCAGATATCCTTAAAACTAAATACAAATCTGTTTTAGATGAAGATGGTTTAAATAGGTTGAGTTTAATTAAGGAGTGTTCTTTTACAATAAATGAATACATCTCCGGAATGTTGGAAATGTATACAAGTGATAAAGGACTTAGCGACGATTTTGAATTAATTAACCTCAAACAACTGCTTGAAAGTGTCCAAAAAATTAATATGTGTGAAGATAAATGTCAGTTTTGGCTTCCTTCAGAAACACACGTATTAAATAGTAACAAAATTGCACTTACACAGATATTTACAAACCTATTTACAAATGCGGTAAAATACAATGACAAGAATAGTTGTATTGTTAATGTAAATTTCTCTGAAGATGCTTCTCACTATAAATTCACTGTAACAGATAACGGTCCAGGAATACCTGAAGAACATTTAGGAAATATTTTCAAACTATTTAAAACTGCCTTACCTAAAGACAATACAGGAAAAAAAGGAAATGGTATTGGGCTCTCAATAGTTAAAAAGTTAATTAAAAAACTTAACGGTAGGATTTATGTTTCTTCAGAACTTGGTAAGAGCACCACGTTTACCTTTACAATAGGTAAACCAACAACGTTTTCCAATTAA
- a CDS encoding TIGR02757 family protein produces the protein MTKTELKEFLDSKVLQYNQPEFIETDPIQIPHHFSKKEDIEISGFLTATISWGNRKSILKNANNLMQLMDNAPYDFICNHNANDLETLQTFVHRTFNGKDLAYFISALKHIYNTHNGLEAVFSKYQDSDSLQNSIHHFKSIFFELPHLQRTEKHVSDPHKNSAAKRINMFLRWMVRPNDGVDFGLWNSILPSKLSCPLDVHSGRVARKLNLLTRKQNDAKAVLELDENLKKLDPKDPVKYDYALFGLGVFESF, from the coding sequence ATGACTAAAACGGAATTGAAAGAATTTTTAGATAGCAAAGTCTTACAATACAACCAACCAGAGTTTATTGAAACAGATCCTATTCAAATTCCGCATCACTTCAGTAAAAAAGAAGATATCGAGATTTCGGGATTTTTAACAGCAACAATTTCTTGGGGTAACAGAAAAAGCATCCTTAAAAATGCAAATAACCTTATGCAACTAATGGACAATGCTCCTTATGATTTTATCTGTAACCATAATGCTAACGATCTGGAAACTCTGCAAACATTTGTTCATAGAACATTTAATGGTAAAGATTTAGCGTATTTCATTTCAGCCTTAAAGCATATATATAATACTCATAATGGATTGGAGGCTGTATTTTCAAAATATCAAGACTCAGACTCATTACAAAATTCCATACATCATTTTAAATCTATATTTTTTGAATTACCTCATTTACAGCGCACCGAAAAACATGTTAGTGATCCTCACAAAAACTCTGCTGCAAAACGAATAAATATGTTCTTAAGATGGATGGTAAGACCAAATGATGGTGTAGATTTTGGGTTATGGAACTCCATATTACCCTCTAAACTTTCTTGCCCTTTAGACGTACATTCTGGTAGGGTTGCCAGAAAATTAAACCTACTTACTAGAAAGCAAAACGACGCAAAAGCAGTTTTAGAATTAGATGAGAATTTAAAAAAGCTTGACCCTAAAGACCCTGTAAAATATGACTACGCACTATTTGGTTTAGGAGTATTTGAAAGTTTCTAA
- a CDS encoding LIC_10190 family membrane protein — translation MLLIAISFIYIFSICTAIGVGFYKLFKIETYKSVEVAFIGLFSISLLASIWAFWGRIHWEFHLFLILTSCISILFNKDKVVLTLKHLRYTFKQLSPFLKALLISTAVLILMQCASAPYVIDNESYYIQTIAVLNDYGFIKGLANLHFFLAQTSGWHITQSALNLNFVFKNFNDLSGFCLLLTVLWSFDKLNFYFKNRVDIWDLIFGLFPLANLFFFQFIGTPSQDIPIYCLTFICISIFQKSFRLPKADGFIVLCALVLFCIFIKPTSFLLIGFPIVLFINHYKTLSTKVIKVLPIALLTLLIFIGKNSIISGYPLFPLLYLDVINENWKLPIALAEYYIDLTKAYGFLLLPDDYTNLTTLERLYQWLTLGKLRGIFNCIAVIFICITPFFIRKTTIKKTATLIFVLYVLQLIVLFFTSPLYRFYFNLLYILLCLVVASVLYKRLTVLKCLLTICILISGLPLIINTPINFLANNSFSTNLSHFNITEIVMPHSNSKFEDDFKTYKKGNLNFNHPLEIDFFWGTGNVPFPAVNYEQLNYFEQNFKVIPQLRTTELKDGFYSKTISND, via the coding sequence ATGCTACTTATAGCCATTTCATTTATTTACATATTTAGCATCTGTACAGCAATTGGTGTAGGCTTTTACAAACTATTTAAAATTGAAACTTACAAAAGTGTAGAAGTAGCTTTTATTGGCTTATTTTCAATTTCATTATTAGCTTCTATATGGGCTTTTTGGGGACGGATTCATTGGGAGTTTCATCTCTTTCTAATATTAACTTCCTGTATTTCAATTTTATTTAACAAAGACAAAGTTGTCCTAACCCTCAAACACTTAAGATATACTTTTAAGCAATTATCACCATTTTTAAAAGCGTTATTAATTAGTACTGCAGTATTAATTTTAATGCAATGTGCTTCTGCGCCCTATGTAATAGATAATGAGTCTTATTATATACAAACAATTGCAGTACTCAATGACTATGGCTTTATAAAAGGGCTTGCCAATCTTCACTTCTTTTTAGCACAAACCAGTGGCTGGCATATTACACAAAGTGCCTTAAACTTAAACTTTGTTTTTAAGAATTTTAATGATTTAAGCGGATTCTGTCTTTTACTTACCGTTTTATGGTCTTTTGATAAGTTGAATTTTTATTTTAAAAATAGAGTTGATATATGGGATTTAATTTTTGGCCTTTTCCCTTTAGCTAATTTATTTTTCTTTCAATTTATAGGAACACCTTCTCAAGATATTCCTATTTATTGCTTAACATTTATTTGTATTTCAATATTTCAGAAATCCTTTAGATTACCTAAAGCAGATGGCTTTATAGTGTTATGTGCTTTAGTTTTATTTTGCATTTTCATAAAACCGACAAGCTTTTTATTAATTGGCTTTCCTATAGTATTATTTATTAACCACTATAAAACCCTAAGCACTAAGGTTATTAAAGTTTTGCCTATTGCTTTACTAACATTACTAATATTTATAGGCAAGAATAGTATTATCTCTGGCTATCCATTATTTCCTTTATTATATCTTGATGTAATTAATGAAAACTGGAAACTTCCTATAGCGTTAGCTGAGTATTATATTGACCTGACTAAAGCATATGGCTTTTTATTGTTACCAGATGACTATACAAACCTAACTACTTTAGAACGTTTATACCAATGGTTAACATTAGGTAAATTACGTGGTATATTTAATTGTATAGCTGTAATATTTATATGTATTACACCTTTCTTTATAAGAAAAACTACTATTAAAAAAACAGCTACACTAATATTTGTTCTTTATGTACTTCAGTTAATCGTATTGTTTTTCACATCGCCACTTTACAGGTTCTATTTTAACTTGCTTTATATATTACTATGTTTAGTCGTGGCAAGTGTTTTATATAAAAGATTAACTGTTCTTAAGTGCCTACTTACCATTTGTATCTTAATTTCAGGGTTGCCTTTAATTATAAATACACCTATTAATTTTTTAGCAAATAATAGTTTCAGTACTAATTTGAGTCATTTCAACATAACAGAAATAGTAATGCCACACTCAAATTCAAAATTTGAAGATGACTTTAAAACATATAAAAAAGGCAACTTGAATTTTAATCATCCATTAGAAATTGATTTCTTTTGGGGTACCGGTAATGTACCGTTTCCTGCTGTGAATTATGAACAACTTAACTATTTTGAACAAAACTTTAAGGTAATACCACAATTAAGGACCACAGAGCTTAAAGATGGTTTTTACAGCAAAACAATATCGAATGACTAA
- a CDS encoding threonine aldolase family protein yields MIDLKSDTITKPTKGMLQAMFSAKVGDDVYKEDPTVNELEARLADMFGKKNALFFPSGSMANQAAIKLHTQPGEQLICDKWAHVFNYEGGGVSFNSGVSCKLIDGNRGKITAKQVEENINAPDFYHSPKSSLVCIENTTNKGGGACYDLSELQAIKKVTTAHNLGYHLDGARLFNALVHKKQNAMDYGNLFQTISVCLSKGLGAPVGSVLIGDEDIMENAMRVRKVLGGGMRQVGYLAAAGLYALDNHIERLEEDHQRAKEIENVLLDLSYIKSVEPVETNIVIFYLDTKISGENFLNHLTDKGIIISAMGEGKWRVVTHLDYTEEQHQTFIKTLQDFKK; encoded by the coding sequence ATGATAGATTTAAAAAGTGACACGATTACAAAACCTACTAAAGGGATGCTTCAAGCTATGTTTAGCGCAAAAGTTGGAGACGATGTCTATAAAGAAGATCCTACGGTAAATGAGTTAGAAGCCCGCTTAGCAGATATGTTTGGAAAGAAGAATGCATTATTTTTTCCTAGTGGTAGTATGGCTAATCAGGCAGCAATTAAATTACACACTCAGCCAGGAGAACAATTAATTTGTGACAAATGGGCTCATGTGTTTAATTACGAAGGTGGTGGTGTATCGTTTAACAGTGGTGTTTCCTGTAAATTAATAGATGGTAATAGAGGCAAAATAACAGCAAAGCAAGTTGAGGAGAACATTAATGCTCCAGATTTTTATCATAGCCCTAAAAGCAGTTTGGTATGTATTGAAAACACAACAAATAAAGGTGGTGGTGCTTGTTATGATTTAAGTGAATTACAAGCTATAAAGAAAGTAACTACAGCGCATAATTTAGGTTACCACTTAGATGGTGCTCGTTTGTTTAATGCGTTGGTGCATAAAAAACAAAATGCTATGGATTATGGAAACTTGTTTCAAACAATATCTGTATGCTTATCTAAAGGGTTAGGTGCGCCTGTTGGTTCTGTATTAATAGGAGATGAAGATATTATGGAAAACGCAATGCGTGTTAGAAAAGTGCTTGGTGGTGGTATGAGGCAAGTTGGGTATCTTGCTGCTGCAGGACTTTATGCGCTGGATAATCATATAGAAAGATTAGAAGAAGATCACCAAAGAGCAAAGGAGATAGAAAATGTCCTATTAGATCTTAGTTATATAAAAAGTGTTGAGCCTGTTGAAACTAATATTGTAATCTTTTATTTAGACACTAAAATTTCTGGAGAAAATTTCCTAAACCACTTAACAGATAAAGGTATAATTATAAGTGCAATGGGTGAAGGTAAGTGGCGTGTTGTAACCCATTTAGATTATACAGAAGAGCAACACCAAACATTTATAAAAACACTACAAGATTTTAAAAAATAA
- a CDS encoding YegP family protein yields MFELKKKEDGNTYHFVLKAKNGQVILSSEVYNSKSAASNGIESVKKNSQDDTKFERKTAKNGKFYFNLKASNGQIIGSSQMYAGEAGMENGISSVSENAPNASIKEL; encoded by the coding sequence ATGTTTGAATTAAAGAAAAAAGAAGACGGTAACACCTACCATTTTGTACTTAAAGCTAAAAATGGTCAAGTTATTTTAAGCAGTGAAGTTTACAATTCTAAAAGTGCTGCTAGTAATGGTATAGAGTCTGTAAAAAAGAATAGCCAAGATGACACAAAATTTGAACGCAAGACTGCAAAAAATGGAAAATTCTATTTTAATCTAAAAGCTTCAAATGGTCAGATTATAGGTAGCAGCCAAATGTATGCTGGTGAGGCAGGAATGGAAAACGGCATTTCTTCTGTTTCAGAGAATGCTCCAAACGCTAGTATTAAAGAGCTATAA
- a CDS encoding OmpA family protein — protein MKKLIFSILAIAVAGFGFAQDLPTNPEPGKCYVRCTTPDIYENQTVQIEVEPAYKKLRVVPAQYETQTERVLVKEASKKLRIIPTVYGTETVTYVKKQSSSVLSINPATFGNSAETIEIKPAYAQWEMSDVPPAECQSNNPEDCRYWCYKGYPAEYQTVAVRTLANDASTSSSPVAEQAGSYTKRVVTEPARVVEEEVPAEYATITKTVLVKDAGTTEETVAAKYKTVTKEVLKQKGGLTTWAEVDCKLLEYTDLNIVWNLGSASLTNAAKAEIDAKLLPVMQQGVSVEIASHTDSRGTASSNQALSERRAQAVTNYLISKGINSSKITSNGYGESKLRNRCADGVSCTEREHTLNRRTQFRVIEN, from the coding sequence ATGAAAAAACTAATATTCTCTATCCTTGCAATTGCCGTAGCTGGTTTCGGTTTTGCGCAAGATTTACCAACTAATCCAGAACCAGGTAAATGTTATGTGCGTTGTACAACACCAGACATTTATGAAAATCAAACTGTACAGATAGAGGTAGAGCCAGCTTATAAGAAACTTAGAGTTGTTCCTGCACAATATGAAACACAAACAGAACGTGTTTTAGTAAAGGAGGCAAGTAAAAAATTACGAATTATACCAACAGTTTATGGTACAGAAACAGTTACCTATGTTAAAAAACAAAGTAGTTCTGTTTTAAGTATAAATCCAGCGACCTTCGGTAATAGTGCAGAAACTATCGAGATTAAACCTGCTTATGCACAATGGGAAATGAGTGATGTTCCTCCTGCAGAATGCCAATCGAACAATCCAGAAGATTGTCGTTACTGGTGTTATAAAGGTTATCCTGCAGAGTACCAAACAGTAGCTGTTCGTACTTTAGCTAATGATGCATCAACAAGTTCTTCACCTGTAGCAGAGCAAGCTGGTAGTTATACTAAGCGTGTAGTTACAGAGCCAGCGAGAGTTGTGGAAGAAGAAGTTCCTGCAGAGTATGCTACTATCACGAAAACAGTTTTAGTGAAAGATGCTGGCACAACAGAGGAAACGGTAGCTGCTAAATACAAGACAGTAACTAAAGAGGTGCTTAAGCAAAAAGGTGGTTTAACGACTTGGGCAGAAGTAGATTGTAAATTATTAGAATATACAGACCTTAATATAGTTTGGAATTTAGGTAGTGCTTCTTTAACTAATGCAGCTAAAGCAGAGATAGATGCTAAGTTATTACCAGTAATGCAACAAGGTGTTTCTGTCGAGATTGCATCTCATACAGATTCTAGAGGTACAGCTTCAAGTAACCAAGCATTATCTGAAAGAAGAGCTCAAGCTGTTACAAACTACTTAATTTCTAAAGGAATTAATTCAAGCAAGATAACATCTAACGGCTACGGAGAGTCTAAACTTCGTAATCGTTGTGCAGATGGTGTTTCTTGTACAGAACGTGAGCATACGTTAAACAGAAGAACTCAATTTAGAGTTATAGAAAACTAA